One stretch of Epinephelus lanceolatus isolate andai-2023 chromosome 15, ASM4190304v1, whole genome shotgun sequence DNA includes these proteins:
- the LOC117267223 gene encoding uncharacterized protein LOC117267223: protein MARFQFVPVKLSWTAFLALAHFTYLLIGATIFQILEREAENNNRNHFQLEKLNFLANYTCLDGPALEKFVEVILDAWEKGVNPSGNSTNPSNWDFSSSFFFAGTVVTTIGYGNLSPSTVSGQVFCVFYALCGIPLNLAFLKQLGKCLTIHLGRLERGMVSVVPHKQTVEALAVSLFFIAGSVLFLVIPPLLFSYVEGWTFGEGFYFAFITLSTIGFGDYVVGTDPGKDYISLYRSLAGIWIIFALAWLALILNIGARIMEHAIGLTHPSFKKQEEEEDVSSSKLEDTSKKVETLSLPGSKSATRGTEMGIKEVFNLARVPSILMLGVVYITYVLIGGVIFWKLEGDLGTKDISLLLSHKKRVLATYTCLNQEGLEEVAQVVQDASKVGLSLKGNYTTDGFWKFTSSAVFAATVVTTIGYGNMSPSSTAGQIFCVFFALFGIPLNMVVLNRVGKYMLAIERNISDFLEGKTGRRKCTRFFVHLVSYLSGAVLFFVVPMIVFQQHEGWTFSQAIYYCFITLSTIGFGDFVADSNPDKTYPEWYSILMASWIFFGLAWLALLINHSIDILERLNTHCKQRWGGQKPEEESGTTEGDNPETQLEEEDEIKKPPVSQ from the exons ATGGCGAGGTTCCAGTTTGTGCCAGTCAAATTGAGCTGGACAGCATTTTTGGCTCTGGCCCACTTCACATATCTGCTGATTGGGGCCACCATCTTCCAGATCCTGGAGCGAGAGGCTGAGAACAACAACCGAAACCACTTCCAACTGGAGAAATTGAATTTCTTGGCTAACTACACCTGTCTGGATGGACCAGCCTTGGAGAAGTTTGTTGAG gttaTTTTGGATGCCTGGGAAAAGGGAGTGAACCCCTCGGGTAACTCAACAAACCCCAGCAACTGGGATTTTAGTAGCTCCTTCTTTTTTGCAGGCACAGTAGTCACAACTATAG GCTATGGCAACCTCTCCCCCAGCACTGTATCTGGtcaagtgttttgtgtgttttacgCACTGTGTGGAATCCCACTGAACCTGGCCTTCCTCAAACAACTGGGAAAATGTCTCACCATCCATCTGGGGCGACTGGAGAGGGGAATGGTCTCTGTTGTTCCACACAAG CAAACAGTTGAGGCTCTGGCAGTGAGTTTGTTCTTCATCGCAGGCAGCGTGCTGTTTTTGGTCATCCCCCCTCTGCTGTTCAGTTATGTGGAAGGCTGGACGTTTGGCGAGGGCTTCTATTTCGCCTTCATTACTCTCAGCACCATTGGTTTTGGAGACTATGTGGTGG GGACTGACCCAGGCAAGGATTACATCTCTCTGTACCGTAGCCTTGCAGGCATATGGATCATCTTTGCCTTGGCTTGGCTTGCTCTCATCCTCAACATAGGAGCCAGAATAATGGAGCATGCGATTGGCCTGACTCATCCAAGCtttaaaaaacaagaagaggaagaggacgtGTCATCCAGTAAACTAGAGGACACATCAAAGA AGGTTGAGACGCTAAGCTTGCCTGGATCCAAAAGTGCCACCAGGGGAACCGAGATGGGAATAAAGGAAGTGTTCAACTTGGCGAGGGTGCCCTCCATCCTCATGCTCGGTGTGGTTTACATCACTTATGTGCTGATCGGCGGGGTGATTTTCTGGAAGTTGGAGGGAGATCTCGGAACGAAGGACATCAGTCTTTTACTGTCGCACAAAAAGAGGGTGCTCGCGACGTACACCTGTCTGAACCAAGAAGGCCTGGAGGAGGTGGCTCAG GTTGTTCAAGATGCGTCCAAGGTGGGCCTAAGTTTGAAAGGCAACTACACCACAGACGGCTTCTGGAAATTCACCAGTTCAGCTGTGTTTGCTGCCACTGTGGTCACAACTATAG GTTATGGGAACATGAGTCCGAGCTCTACTGCTGGCCAGATCTTCTGTGTGTTCTTTGCACTATTTGGTATCCCGCTCAACATGGTGGTGCTCAACAGGGTGGGCAAATACATGCTTGCTATAGAGAGGAACATCTCCGACTTCCTGGAGGGGAAGACCGGGCGAAGG AAGTGTACCCGCTTTTTTGTCCACCTGGTGTCATACCTATCTGGAGCAGTGCTCTTCTTTGTTGTGCCCATGATTGTGTTCCAGCAGCACGAGGGCTGGACTTTCTCCCAAGCCATCTACTACTGTTTTATTACTCTGAGCACCATTGGCTTCGGAGACTTTGTGGCAG ACAGTAATCCAGACAAAACTTACCCAGAGTGGTACAGCATCCTCATGGCCTCATGGATCTTCTTTGGCCTGGCCTGGCTGGCCCTCCTCATCAACCACTCTATTGACATCCTGGAGCGACTCAACACTCACTGCAAACAGCGGTGGGGTGGACAGAAGCCAGAGGAAGAGTCTGGCACCACAGAGGGCGACAACCCAGAaacacagctggaggaggaagacgagaTCAAGAAGCCTCCAGTGAGTCAGTAA